GCACGCCTTTTAAGGCATAAAATCGTCCCTGCTGGCCCGGTAAATGGTGGCACCAGCTGACCATATCATTGAGTGAGGCAAATGCGCGGCTGATCACACCGTCAAACGGCGGTTCGCCCGCAAACTCCTCTACCCTGCTTTGTACCGGCGTGATGTTGTCCAGTTTCAGCTCGTGCTGGACCTGTTTCAGGAAGCGTACGCGCTTGCCCAGGCTATCCAGCAGGGTGAAGTGCGCCCCAGGGCGCACGATGGCCAGCGGTACGCCCGGCAGGCCCGGCCCGGTGCCAACGTCAATAAAACGCTCGCCGATCAGGTGTGGCTCCACCACAATGCTGTCGAGAATATGCCTTACCAGCATCTGCTGCGGATCGCGCACAGAGGTCAGGTTGTAGGCTTTATTCCACTTGTGCAGCATCTCCACATAGCCGACCAGCTGCTGTTTCTGTCGATCGGACAGGGAAATTCCTGCGGTTTTAAGTAATGCCGAAAGTTGATTAATCATGCACTTTTACGCAACAGGCCCTGTTTTTTAAGGTAAATAAGCAGAATCGAGATCGCCGCAGGCGTAATCCCCGAAATACGCGAAGCCTGACCAATAGAACTCGGCTTACTGTCGTTGAGCTTAGCGATCGACTCGTTGGAAAGTC
This DNA window, taken from Erwinia tasmaniensis Et1/99, encodes the following:
- the rsmG gene encoding 16S rRNA (guanine(527)-N(7))-methyltransferase RsmG, yielding MINQLSALLKTAGISLSDRQKQQLVGYVEMLHKWNKAYNLTSVRDPQQMLVRHILDSIVVEPHLIGERFIDVGTGPGLPGVPLAIVRPGAHFTLLDSLGKRVRFLKQVQHELKLDNITPVQSRVEEFAGEPPFDGVISRAFASLNDMVSWCHHLPGQQGRFYALKGVLPEEEIAALPAGFRVENISPLIVPQLEGERHLVVIARH